One part of the Muntiacus reevesi chromosome 18, mMunRee1.1, whole genome shotgun sequence genome encodes these proteins:
- the TTLL6 gene encoding tubulin polyglutamylase TTLL6 isoform X1: MEMKSYQKINHFPGMSEICRKDLLARNMSRMLKMFPKDFHFFPRTWCLPADWGDLQNYSRSRKNKTYICKPDSGCQGKGIFITRTVKEIKPGEDMICQLYISKPFIIDGFKFDLRIYVLMTSCDPLRIFVYNEGLARFATTSYSHPCTDNLDDICMHLTNYSINKHSANFLQDAHSGSKRKLSTFNTYMESHGYNVAQIWRDVEDVIIKTIISAYPIIKHNYHTCFPHHTLNSACFEILGFDILLDHKLKPWLLEVNHSPSFSTDSWLDKEVKDSLLYDTLVLINLRSCDKKKVLEEERQRGQFLQQCRSRETRKEEVKGFQAVRVEKTEKYEKENCGGFRLIYPSVNSEKYEKFFQDNNSLFQNTVTSRAREVYARRLIQELRLKQEKKCLQMKQKRVEMHGESAGEQARGKSWQNWRQKQHQKCKTATSQTSKQYLQPLTLVSGTPGLLSSVRHTEKNEADSSLDQEAPKEEADPAPCKPSSSRPYSSVPDLRNSSLLSCSRPELSKPISKMKEAKSTSAVNTITNTVPLTSVEAFPESTTQVSDTPECLLNVTMTASSECSSPKMDRVASFKCKPQQVPWHLIPEKVSNSFLPTKSKSFSWSPNPSWTLLKNSLKKQHPMSELFTKVQLREKLSLFPTHYNPKLVLSDQSQNPSLPRESYFCSRSSGEKRQLDVPSFLLQNSHGLDVSLKDLLVVATPARLDPRPGRSHTGALKDLCMQDQEAYSHCLISGQRGCERN; the protein is encoded by the exons ATGGAAATGAAAAGTTACCAG AAAATCAATCACTTCCCAGGGATGAGTGAAATCTGCCGCAAGGACTTGCTGGCCAGGAATATGAGCCGCATGTTGAAGATGTTCCCGAAAGATTTCCACTTTTTCCCGAGGACCTGGTGTCTTCCTGCTGA CTGGGGAGATTTGCAGAACTACAGCAGGTCAAGAAAAAATAAGACTTACATCTGTAAGCCGGATTCGGGCTGCCAAGGGAAAGGTATATTCATCACCCGaacagtgaaagaaatcaaaccaggggaGGATATGATCTGTCAGCTCTATATCTCAAAG CCCTTTATCATTGACGGGTTCAAGTTCGACTTACGGATTTATGTGCTCATGACATCCTGTGACCCCCTCAGGATTTTTGTGTACAATGAAGGACTGGCACGCTTCGCCACCACCTCTTACTCCCATCCCTGCACAGACAACCTG GATGATATCTGCATGCACCTGACTAATTATTCCATTAATAAGCACAGTGCCAATTTCCTTCAAGATGCTCACTCTGGCAGCAAGAG GAAGCTCTCCACCTTCAACACGTACATGGAGAGCCATGGCTACAACGTGGCGCAGATCTGGAGAGACGTTGAGGACGTTATTATCAAGACGATCATCTCGGCCTACCCCATCATCAAGCATAACTACCACACCTGCTTTCCCCACCACACACTCAACAGCGCCTGCTTTGAAATCCTGGGCTTTGACATTTTGTTAGATCACAAACTCAAGCCCTGGCTGCTGGAG GTAAACCACTCCCCGAGTTTCTCCACTGACTCCTGGTTGGATAAAGAGGTAAAGGATAGCCTGCTCTATGACACTCTGGTCCTGATCAACCTGAGAAGCTGTGACAAAAAGAAGGTCTTGGAGGAGGAGAGACAGCGGGGGCAGTTCCTACAGCAGTGTCGTTCTCGGGAGACCAG GAAAGAGGAAGTCAAGGGCTTTCAGGCCGTGCGTGTAGAGAAAACTGagaagtatgaaaaggaaaactgtggagGGTTCCGCCTGATTTATCCCAGTGTGAACTCGGAGAAGTATGAGAAGTTTTTCCAGGACAACAACTCCCTCTTCCAGAATACAGTTACCTCCAGGGCTCGGGAAGTCTATGCCCG GCGGCTGATCCAGGAGCTGAGactgaaacaagagaaaaaatgcTTGCAAATGAAACAGAAGAGGGTAGAGATGCATGGGGAATCGGCAGGCGAGCAAGCGAGAGGCAAGAGCTGGCAGAACTGGCGACAGAAACAGCATCAGAAATGCAAGACTGCCACCAGCCAGACCTCCAAACAA TATCTCCAACCATTGACATTGGTGTCCGGCACACCTGGCTTGCTCTCAAGTGtcagacacacagagaaaaatgaagcagataGCAGCCTTGACCAGGAGGCCCCCAAAGAGGAGGCTGATCCAGCACCCTGTAAGCCTTCATCTTCAAGGCCTTACAGCTCTGTACCTGACTTGAGGAATTCAAGCCTTCTCAGCTGCTCCAGGCCAGAGCTCAGTAAACCCATCTCCAAAATGAAGGAAGCCAAGTCTACCTCTGCAGTGAACACGATCACCAACACTGTG cctCTAACTTCAGTAGAAGCCTTCCCAGAATCTACCACCCAGGTCTCAGACACCCCTGAATGTCTGCTGAATGTGACCATGACAGCCAGCTCTGAGTGTAGCAGCCCAaagatggacagggtggcctccTTTAAATGCAAGCCACAGCAGGTGCCTTGGCACCTCATCCCAGAAAAAGTATCAAACAGTTTTCTGCCTACAAAATCCAAGAGCTTCTCGTGGAGTCCGAACCCAAGCTGGACTTTGCTAAAGAATAGCCTGAAGAAGCAGCATCCCATGTCAGAGCTGTTTACCAAGGTTCAACTGAGAGAGAAGCTGTCTTTGTTCCCAACTCACTacaacccaaagctggtgctgaGTGACCAGTCAC AAAACCCCTCCCTGCCCCGGGAGTCCTACTTTTGCAGCCGAAGCTCTGGCGAGAAGAGGCAGCTGGATGTGCCCTCCTTCCTCTTACAGAATTCTCACGGCCTTGATGTTTCCTTGAAAGATCTGCTGGTGGTTGCCACTCCAGCCCGACTGGACCCAAGGCCTGGCAGAAGCCATACAGGTGCTTTGAAAGACCTGTGTATGCAAGATCAGGAAGCATACAGTCACTGCCTGATCTCTGGCCAAAGAGGATGTGAGAGGAACTAG
- the TTLL6 gene encoding tubulin polyglutamylase TTLL6 isoform X3, whose translation MTSCDPLRIFVYNEGLARFATTSYSHPCTDNLDDICMHLTNYSINKHSANFLQDAHSGSKRKLSTFNTYMESHGYNVAQIWRDVEDVIIKTIISAYPIIKHNYHTCFPHHTLNSACFEILGFDILLDHKLKPWLLEVNHSPSFSTDSWLDKEVKDSLLYDTLVLINLRSCDKKKVLEEERQRGQFLQQCRSRETRKEEVKGFQAVRVEKTEKYEKENCGGFRLIYPSVNSEKYEKFFQDNNSLFQNTVTSRAREVYARRLIQELRLKQEKKCLQMKQKRVEMHGESAGEQARGKSWQNWRQKQHQKCKTATSQTSKQYLQPLTLVSGTPGLLSSVRHTEKNEADSSLDQEAPKEEADPAPCKPSSSRPYSSVPDLRNSSLLSCSRPELSKPISKMKEAKSTSAVNTITNTVPLTSVEAFPESTTQVSDTPECLLNVTMTASSECSSPKMDRVASFKCKPQQVPWHLIPEKVSNSFLPTKSKSFSWSPNPSWTLLKNSLKKQHPMSELFTKVQLREKLSLFPTHYNPKLVLSDQSQNPSLPRESYFCSRSSGEKRQLDVPSFLLQNSHGLDVSLKDLLVVATPARLDPRPGRSHTGALKDLCMQDQEAYSHCLISGQRGCERN comes from the exons ATGACATCCTGTGACCCCCTCAGGATTTTTGTGTACAATGAAGGACTGGCACGCTTCGCCACCACCTCTTACTCCCATCCCTGCACAGACAACCTG GATGATATCTGCATGCACCTGACTAATTATTCCATTAATAAGCACAGTGCCAATTTCCTTCAAGATGCTCACTCTGGCAGCAAGAG GAAGCTCTCCACCTTCAACACGTACATGGAGAGCCATGGCTACAACGTGGCGCAGATCTGGAGAGACGTTGAGGACGTTATTATCAAGACGATCATCTCGGCCTACCCCATCATCAAGCATAACTACCACACCTGCTTTCCCCACCACACACTCAACAGCGCCTGCTTTGAAATCCTGGGCTTTGACATTTTGTTAGATCACAAACTCAAGCCCTGGCTGCTGGAG GTAAACCACTCCCCGAGTTTCTCCACTGACTCCTGGTTGGATAAAGAGGTAAAGGATAGCCTGCTCTATGACACTCTGGTCCTGATCAACCTGAGAAGCTGTGACAAAAAGAAGGTCTTGGAGGAGGAGAGACAGCGGGGGCAGTTCCTACAGCAGTGTCGTTCTCGGGAGACCAG GAAAGAGGAAGTCAAGGGCTTTCAGGCCGTGCGTGTAGAGAAAACTGagaagtatgaaaaggaaaactgtggagGGTTCCGCCTGATTTATCCCAGTGTGAACTCGGAGAAGTATGAGAAGTTTTTCCAGGACAACAACTCCCTCTTCCAGAATACAGTTACCTCCAGGGCTCGGGAAGTCTATGCCCG GCGGCTGATCCAGGAGCTGAGactgaaacaagagaaaaaatgcTTGCAAATGAAACAGAAGAGGGTAGAGATGCATGGGGAATCGGCAGGCGAGCAAGCGAGAGGCAAGAGCTGGCAGAACTGGCGACAGAAACAGCATCAGAAATGCAAGACTGCCACCAGCCAGACCTCCAAACAA TATCTCCAACCATTGACATTGGTGTCCGGCACACCTGGCTTGCTCTCAAGTGtcagacacacagagaaaaatgaagcagataGCAGCCTTGACCAGGAGGCCCCCAAAGAGGAGGCTGATCCAGCACCCTGTAAGCCTTCATCTTCAAGGCCTTACAGCTCTGTACCTGACTTGAGGAATTCAAGCCTTCTCAGCTGCTCCAGGCCAGAGCTCAGTAAACCCATCTCCAAAATGAAGGAAGCCAAGTCTACCTCTGCAGTGAACACGATCACCAACACTGTG cctCTAACTTCAGTAGAAGCCTTCCCAGAATCTACCACCCAGGTCTCAGACACCCCTGAATGTCTGCTGAATGTGACCATGACAGCCAGCTCTGAGTGTAGCAGCCCAaagatggacagggtggcctccTTTAAATGCAAGCCACAGCAGGTGCCTTGGCACCTCATCCCAGAAAAAGTATCAAACAGTTTTCTGCCTACAAAATCCAAGAGCTTCTCGTGGAGTCCGAACCCAAGCTGGACTTTGCTAAAGAATAGCCTGAAGAAGCAGCATCCCATGTCAGAGCTGTTTACCAAGGTTCAACTGAGAGAGAAGCTGTCTTTGTTCCCAACTCACTacaacccaaagctggtgctgaGTGACCAGTCAC AAAACCCCTCCCTGCCCCGGGAGTCCTACTTTTGCAGCCGAAGCTCTGGCGAGAAGAGGCAGCTGGATGTGCCCTCCTTCCTCTTACAGAATTCTCACGGCCTTGATGTTTCCTTGAAAGATCTGCTGGTGGTTGCCACTCCAGCCCGACTGGACCCAAGGCCTGGCAGAAGCCATACAGGTGCTTTGAAAGACCTGTGTATGCAAGATCAGGAAGCATACAGTCACTGCCTGATCTCTGGCCAAAGAGGATGTGAGAGGAACTAG
- the TTLL6 gene encoding tubulin polyglutamylase TTLL6 isoform X4 yields the protein MEMKSYQKINHFPGMSEICRKDLLARNMSRMLKMFPKDFHFFPRTWCLPAEKLSTFNTYMESHGYNVAQIWRDVEDVIIKTIISAYPIIKHNYHTCFPHHTLNSACFEILGFDILLDHKLKPWLLEVNHSPSFSTDSWLDKEVKDSLLYDTLVLINLRSCDKKKVLEEERQRGQFLQQCRSRETRKEEVKGFQAVRVEKTEKYEKENCGGFRLIYPSVNSEKYEKFFQDNNSLFQNTVTSRAREVYARRLIQELRLKQEKKCLQMKQKRVEMHGESAGEQARGKSWQNWRQKQHQKCKTATSQTSKQYLQPLTLVSGTPGLLSSVRHTEKNEADSSLDQEAPKEEADPAPCKPSSSRPYSSVPDLRNSSLLSCSRPELSKPISKMKEAKSTSAVNTITNTVPLTSVEAFPESTTQVSDTPECLLNVTMTASSECSSPKMDRVASFKCKPQQVPWHLIPEKVSNSFLPTKSKSFSWSPNPSWTLLKNSLKKQHPMSELFTKVQLREKLSLFPTHYNPKLVLSDQSQNPSLPRESYFCSRSSGEKRQLDVPSFLLQNSHGLDVSLKDLLVVATPARLDPRPGRSHTGALKDLCMQDQEAYSHCLISGQRGCERN from the exons ATGGAAATGAAAAGTTACCAG AAAATCAATCACTTCCCAGGGATGAGTGAAATCTGCCGCAAGGACTTGCTGGCCAGGAATATGAGCCGCATGTTGAAGATGTTCCCGAAAGATTTCCACTTTTTCCCGAGGACCTGGTGTCTTCCTGCTGA GAAGCTCTCCACCTTCAACACGTACATGGAGAGCCATGGCTACAACGTGGCGCAGATCTGGAGAGACGTTGAGGACGTTATTATCAAGACGATCATCTCGGCCTACCCCATCATCAAGCATAACTACCACACCTGCTTTCCCCACCACACACTCAACAGCGCCTGCTTTGAAATCCTGGGCTTTGACATTTTGTTAGATCACAAACTCAAGCCCTGGCTGCTGGAG GTAAACCACTCCCCGAGTTTCTCCACTGACTCCTGGTTGGATAAAGAGGTAAAGGATAGCCTGCTCTATGACACTCTGGTCCTGATCAACCTGAGAAGCTGTGACAAAAAGAAGGTCTTGGAGGAGGAGAGACAGCGGGGGCAGTTCCTACAGCAGTGTCGTTCTCGGGAGACCAG GAAAGAGGAAGTCAAGGGCTTTCAGGCCGTGCGTGTAGAGAAAACTGagaagtatgaaaaggaaaactgtggagGGTTCCGCCTGATTTATCCCAGTGTGAACTCGGAGAAGTATGAGAAGTTTTTCCAGGACAACAACTCCCTCTTCCAGAATACAGTTACCTCCAGGGCTCGGGAAGTCTATGCCCG GCGGCTGATCCAGGAGCTGAGactgaaacaagagaaaaaatgcTTGCAAATGAAACAGAAGAGGGTAGAGATGCATGGGGAATCGGCAGGCGAGCAAGCGAGAGGCAAGAGCTGGCAGAACTGGCGACAGAAACAGCATCAGAAATGCAAGACTGCCACCAGCCAGACCTCCAAACAA TATCTCCAACCATTGACATTGGTGTCCGGCACACCTGGCTTGCTCTCAAGTGtcagacacacagagaaaaatgaagcagataGCAGCCTTGACCAGGAGGCCCCCAAAGAGGAGGCTGATCCAGCACCCTGTAAGCCTTCATCTTCAAGGCCTTACAGCTCTGTACCTGACTTGAGGAATTCAAGCCTTCTCAGCTGCTCCAGGCCAGAGCTCAGTAAACCCATCTCCAAAATGAAGGAAGCCAAGTCTACCTCTGCAGTGAACACGATCACCAACACTGTG cctCTAACTTCAGTAGAAGCCTTCCCAGAATCTACCACCCAGGTCTCAGACACCCCTGAATGTCTGCTGAATGTGACCATGACAGCCAGCTCTGAGTGTAGCAGCCCAaagatggacagggtggcctccTTTAAATGCAAGCCACAGCAGGTGCCTTGGCACCTCATCCCAGAAAAAGTATCAAACAGTTTTCTGCCTACAAAATCCAAGAGCTTCTCGTGGAGTCCGAACCCAAGCTGGACTTTGCTAAAGAATAGCCTGAAGAAGCAGCATCCCATGTCAGAGCTGTTTACCAAGGTTCAACTGAGAGAGAAGCTGTCTTTGTTCCCAACTCACTacaacccaaagctggtgctgaGTGACCAGTCAC AAAACCCCTCCCTGCCCCGGGAGTCCTACTTTTGCAGCCGAAGCTCTGGCGAGAAGAGGCAGCTGGATGTGCCCTCCTTCCTCTTACAGAATTCTCACGGCCTTGATGTTTCCTTGAAAGATCTGCTGGTGGTTGCCACTCCAGCCCGACTGGACCCAAGGCCTGGCAGAAGCCATACAGGTGCTTTGAAAGACCTGTGTATGCAAGATCAGGAAGCATACAGTCACTGCCTGATCTCTGGCCAAAGAGGATGTGAGAGGAACTAG
- the TTLL6 gene encoding tubulin polyglutamylase TTLL6 isoform X2: MEMKSYQKINHFPGMSEICRKDLLARNMSRMLKMFPKDFHFFPRTWCLPADWGDLQNYSRSRKNKTYICKPDSGCQGKGIFITRTVKEIKPGEDMICQLYISKPFIIDGFKFDLRIYVLMTSCDPLRIFVYNEGLARFATTSYSHPCTDNLDDICMHLTNYSINKHSANFLQDAHSGSKRKLSTFNTYMESHGYNVAQIWRDVEDVIIKTIISAYPIIKHNYHTCFPHHTLNSACFEILGFDILLDHKLKPWLLEVNHSPSFSTDSWLDKEVKDSLLYDTLVLINLRSCDKKKVLEEERQRGQFLQQCRSRETRKEEVKGFQAVRVEKTEKYEKENCGGFRLIYPSVNSEKYEKFFQDNNSLFQNTVTSRAREVYARRLIQELRLKQEKKCLQMKQKRVEMHGESAGEQARGKSWQNWRQKQHQKCKTATSQTSKQYLQPLTLVSGTPGLLSSVRHTEKNEADSSLDQEAPKEEADPAPCKPSSSRPYSSVPDLRNSSLLSCSRPELSKPISKMKEAKSTSAVNTITNTVPLTSVEAFPESTTQVSDTPECLLNVTMTASSECSSPKMDRVASFKCKPQQVPWHLIPEKVSNSFLPTKSKSFSWSPNPSWTLLKNSLKKQHPMSELFTKVQLREKLSLFPTHYNPKLVLSDQSQFSRP; this comes from the exons ATGGAAATGAAAAGTTACCAG AAAATCAATCACTTCCCAGGGATGAGTGAAATCTGCCGCAAGGACTTGCTGGCCAGGAATATGAGCCGCATGTTGAAGATGTTCCCGAAAGATTTCCACTTTTTCCCGAGGACCTGGTGTCTTCCTGCTGA CTGGGGAGATTTGCAGAACTACAGCAGGTCAAGAAAAAATAAGACTTACATCTGTAAGCCGGATTCGGGCTGCCAAGGGAAAGGTATATTCATCACCCGaacagtgaaagaaatcaaaccaggggaGGATATGATCTGTCAGCTCTATATCTCAAAG CCCTTTATCATTGACGGGTTCAAGTTCGACTTACGGATTTATGTGCTCATGACATCCTGTGACCCCCTCAGGATTTTTGTGTACAATGAAGGACTGGCACGCTTCGCCACCACCTCTTACTCCCATCCCTGCACAGACAACCTG GATGATATCTGCATGCACCTGACTAATTATTCCATTAATAAGCACAGTGCCAATTTCCTTCAAGATGCTCACTCTGGCAGCAAGAG GAAGCTCTCCACCTTCAACACGTACATGGAGAGCCATGGCTACAACGTGGCGCAGATCTGGAGAGACGTTGAGGACGTTATTATCAAGACGATCATCTCGGCCTACCCCATCATCAAGCATAACTACCACACCTGCTTTCCCCACCACACACTCAACAGCGCCTGCTTTGAAATCCTGGGCTTTGACATTTTGTTAGATCACAAACTCAAGCCCTGGCTGCTGGAG GTAAACCACTCCCCGAGTTTCTCCACTGACTCCTGGTTGGATAAAGAGGTAAAGGATAGCCTGCTCTATGACACTCTGGTCCTGATCAACCTGAGAAGCTGTGACAAAAAGAAGGTCTTGGAGGAGGAGAGACAGCGGGGGCAGTTCCTACAGCAGTGTCGTTCTCGGGAGACCAG GAAAGAGGAAGTCAAGGGCTTTCAGGCCGTGCGTGTAGAGAAAACTGagaagtatgaaaaggaaaactgtggagGGTTCCGCCTGATTTATCCCAGTGTGAACTCGGAGAAGTATGAGAAGTTTTTCCAGGACAACAACTCCCTCTTCCAGAATACAGTTACCTCCAGGGCTCGGGAAGTCTATGCCCG GCGGCTGATCCAGGAGCTGAGactgaaacaagagaaaaaatgcTTGCAAATGAAACAGAAGAGGGTAGAGATGCATGGGGAATCGGCAGGCGAGCAAGCGAGAGGCAAGAGCTGGCAGAACTGGCGACAGAAACAGCATCAGAAATGCAAGACTGCCACCAGCCAGACCTCCAAACAA TATCTCCAACCATTGACATTGGTGTCCGGCACACCTGGCTTGCTCTCAAGTGtcagacacacagagaaaaatgaagcagataGCAGCCTTGACCAGGAGGCCCCCAAAGAGGAGGCTGATCCAGCACCCTGTAAGCCTTCATCTTCAAGGCCTTACAGCTCTGTACCTGACTTGAGGAATTCAAGCCTTCTCAGCTGCTCCAGGCCAGAGCTCAGTAAACCCATCTCCAAAATGAAGGAAGCCAAGTCTACCTCTGCAGTGAACACGATCACCAACACTGTG cctCTAACTTCAGTAGAAGCCTTCCCAGAATCTACCACCCAGGTCTCAGACACCCCTGAATGTCTGCTGAATGTGACCATGACAGCCAGCTCTGAGTGTAGCAGCCCAaagatggacagggtggcctccTTTAAATGCAAGCCACAGCAGGTGCCTTGGCACCTCATCCCAGAAAAAGTATCAAACAGTTTTCTGCCTACAAAATCCAAGAGCTTCTCGTGGAGTCCGAACCCAAGCTGGACTTTGCTAAAGAATAGCCTGAAGAAGCAGCATCCCATGTCAGAGCTGTTTACCAAGGTTCAACTGAGAGAGAAGCTGTCTTTGTTCCCAACTCACTacaacccaaagctggtgctgaGTGACCAGTCAC AATTCTCACGGCCTTGA
- the TTLL6 gene encoding tubulin polyglutamylase TTLL6 isoform X5, whose translation MEMKSYQKINHFPGMSEICRKDLLARNMSRMLKMFPKDFHFFPRTWCLPADWGDLQNYSRSRKNKTYICKPDSGCQGKGIFITRTVKEIKPGEDMICQLYISKPFIIDGFKFDLRIYVLMTSCDPLRIFVYNEGLARFATTSYSHPCTDNLDDICMHLTNYSINKHSANFLQDAHSGSKRKLSTFNTYMESHGYNVAQIWRDVEDVIIKTIISAYPIIKHNYHTCFPHHTLNSACFEILGFDILLDHKLKPWLLEVNHSPSFSTDSWLDKEVKDSLLYDTLVLINLRSCDKKKVLEEERQRGQFLQQCRSRETRKEEVKGFQAVRVEKTEKYEKENCGGFRLIYPSVNSEKYEKFFQDNNSLFQNTVTSRAREVYARRLIQELRLKQEKKCLQMKQKRVEMHGESAGEQARGKSWQNWRQKQHQKCKTATSQTSKQYLQPLTLVSGTPGLLSSVRHTEKNEADSSLDQEAPKEEADPAPCKPSSSRPYSSVPDLRNSSLLSCSRPELSKPISKMKEAKSTSAVNTITNTVSQTGFLPFLPLTPRK comes from the exons ATGGAAATGAAAAGTTACCAG AAAATCAATCACTTCCCAGGGATGAGTGAAATCTGCCGCAAGGACTTGCTGGCCAGGAATATGAGCCGCATGTTGAAGATGTTCCCGAAAGATTTCCACTTTTTCCCGAGGACCTGGTGTCTTCCTGCTGA CTGGGGAGATTTGCAGAACTACAGCAGGTCAAGAAAAAATAAGACTTACATCTGTAAGCCGGATTCGGGCTGCCAAGGGAAAGGTATATTCATCACCCGaacagtgaaagaaatcaaaccaggggaGGATATGATCTGTCAGCTCTATATCTCAAAG CCCTTTATCATTGACGGGTTCAAGTTCGACTTACGGATTTATGTGCTCATGACATCCTGTGACCCCCTCAGGATTTTTGTGTACAATGAAGGACTGGCACGCTTCGCCACCACCTCTTACTCCCATCCCTGCACAGACAACCTG GATGATATCTGCATGCACCTGACTAATTATTCCATTAATAAGCACAGTGCCAATTTCCTTCAAGATGCTCACTCTGGCAGCAAGAG GAAGCTCTCCACCTTCAACACGTACATGGAGAGCCATGGCTACAACGTGGCGCAGATCTGGAGAGACGTTGAGGACGTTATTATCAAGACGATCATCTCGGCCTACCCCATCATCAAGCATAACTACCACACCTGCTTTCCCCACCACACACTCAACAGCGCCTGCTTTGAAATCCTGGGCTTTGACATTTTGTTAGATCACAAACTCAAGCCCTGGCTGCTGGAG GTAAACCACTCCCCGAGTTTCTCCACTGACTCCTGGTTGGATAAAGAGGTAAAGGATAGCCTGCTCTATGACACTCTGGTCCTGATCAACCTGAGAAGCTGTGACAAAAAGAAGGTCTTGGAGGAGGAGAGACAGCGGGGGCAGTTCCTACAGCAGTGTCGTTCTCGGGAGACCAG GAAAGAGGAAGTCAAGGGCTTTCAGGCCGTGCGTGTAGAGAAAACTGagaagtatgaaaaggaaaactgtggagGGTTCCGCCTGATTTATCCCAGTGTGAACTCGGAGAAGTATGAGAAGTTTTTCCAGGACAACAACTCCCTCTTCCAGAATACAGTTACCTCCAGGGCTCGGGAAGTCTATGCCCG GCGGCTGATCCAGGAGCTGAGactgaaacaagagaaaaaatgcTTGCAAATGAAACAGAAGAGGGTAGAGATGCATGGGGAATCGGCAGGCGAGCAAGCGAGAGGCAAGAGCTGGCAGAACTGGCGACAGAAACAGCATCAGAAATGCAAGACTGCCACCAGCCAGACCTCCAAACAA TATCTCCAACCATTGACATTGGTGTCCGGCACACCTGGCTTGCTCTCAAGTGtcagacacacagagaaaaatgaagcagataGCAGCCTTGACCAGGAGGCCCCCAAAGAGGAGGCTGATCCAGCACCCTGTAAGCCTTCATCTTCAAGGCCTTACAGCTCTGTACCTGACTTGAGGAATTCAAGCCTTCTCAGCTGCTCCAGGCCAGAGCTCAGTAAACCCATCTCCAAAATGAAGGAAGCCAAGTCTACCTCTGCAGTGAACACGATCACCAACACTGTG